In a single window of the Arachis hypogaea cultivar Tifrunner chromosome 6, arahy.Tifrunner.gnm2.J5K5, whole genome shotgun sequence genome:
- the LOC112756133 gene encoding glutamate receptor 2.9-like isoform X3, translating into MEELSKNVVATNHEGLSGKIIFKDGKLLEPATFKIVNVIGRSYNELAYWSPESGFSENLVNQISPSSASASTSGRVLLSNANWPGGSKSVPKGWVYNNEGRRSVKIGVPAGDPCPQFVNVSYDQRLNQTHITGFSIHVFEAVVKHLPYQLPYDLVPFYGSYDDIVVQVNNKVFDAAVGDIQVIDQRYAYAEFSNPYIPSGIAMVSKVKPDRSKETWMFMEAFTKDMWLLMAAMHMFISFVIWLIEREHNSELKGFGTMLWFSVTTLFFVHREPVKSNLARAVLAPWLFAILIVTTCFTASLSSMMTVSQLEPSVPDIQTLLRTNAIVGCNKNTFLVHYLVNELKFKPENVKGFESISDFPRAFEKKEIVAAFTIAPHAEVFLATHCKGYIKAGPTLKLGGLGFAAYITTLVAALSRTLR; encoded by the exons ATGGAAGAGTTATCAAAGAATGTTGTAGCTACAAATCATGAGGGTCTAAGtggtaaaataattttcaaagatgGAAAATTGTTGGAACCAGCAACATTTAAGATTGTCAATGTTATTGGAAGAAGTTACAATGAGTTAGCATATTGGTCACCAGAATCCGGTTTCTCAGAGAACCTTGTCAACCAAATTAGTccttcttctgcttctgcttcgaCCTCTGGTAGAGTACTTTTAAGTAATGCGAATTGGCCGGGTGGATCGAAATCAGTGCCAAAAGGTTGGGTTTATAATAATGAAGGAAGGAGGAGTGTGAAGATTGGTGTCCCTGCTGGGGATCCATGTCCTCAGTTTGTGAATGTGAGTTATGATCAGAGGCTGAATCAAACACATATCACTGGTTTCTCAATACATGTCTTTGAAGCAGTTGTGAAGCATTTACCTTATCAGCTTCCTTATGATTTGGTGCCATTTTATGGATCCTATGATGACATAGTTGTGCAAGTGAACAATAAG GTTTTTGATGCTGCTGTTGGTGATATTCAAGTAATTGACCAAAGATATGCATATGCTGAATTCTCTAATCCATATATTCCATCCGGTATTGCCATGGTATCAAAAGTAAAGCCAGATAGATCAAAAGAAACATGGATGTTCATGGAAGCTTTCACAAAAGACATGTGGTTGTTAATGGCAGCAATGCACATGTTTATATCATTTGTTATATGGTTGATTGAACGTGAACATAATTCAGAGCTTAAAGGGTTTGGAACCATGCTATGGTTTTCTGTCACCACATTATTCTTTGTACATA GAGAACCTGTGAAAAGCAACTTGGCCAGAGCAGTGCTAGCACCATGGTTGTTTGCAATTCTGATAGTGACAACATGTTTCACAGCAAGCCTCTCATCAATGATGACAGTGTCTCAACTTGAACCATCTGTGCCTGATATACAAACACTGCTAAGGACCAATGCAATAGTGGGTTGCAATAAGAACACATTCTTGGTTCATTACTTGGTTAATGAACTGAAATTCAAGCCTGAGAATGTTAAGGGCTTTGAATCAATTAGTGATTTTCCAAGGGCTTTTGAGAAAAAAGAAATTGTAGCAGCTTTTACTATTGCACCTCATGCTGAAGTCTTTCTTGCTACACATTGTAAGGGATATATCAAAGCAGGACCTACCTTAAAGCTTGGTGGATTAGGCTTT GCTGCGTACATTACAACCTTGGTTGCGGCCCTTTCCCGGACCCTGCGTTAA
- the LOC112756133 gene encoding glutamate receptor 2.9-like isoform X1, which yields MEELSKNVVATNHEGLSGKIIFKDGKLLEPATFKIVNVIGRSYNELAYWSPESGFSENLVNQISPSSASASTSGRVLLSNANWPGGSKSVPKGWVYNNEGRRSVKIGVPAGDPCPQFVNVSYDQRLNQTHITGFSIHVFEAVVKHLPYQLPYDLVPFYGSYDDIVVQVNNKVFDAAVGDIQVIDQRYAYAEFSNPYIPSGIAMVSKVKPDRSKETWMFMEAFTKDMWLLMAAMHMFISFVIWLIEREHNSELKGFGTMLWFSVTTLFFVHREPVKSNLARAVLAPWLFAILIVTTCFTASLSSMMTVSQLEPSVPDIQTLLRTNAIVGCNKNTFLVHYLVNELKFKPENVKGFESISDFPRAFEKKEIVAAFTIAPHAEVFLATHCKGYIKAGPTLKLGGLGFAFPKGSALSIDISRATLKAIESGEVQKLEEEMLSKTTCGSPNSNIIQNVELGPQPFFGLFGICGGIAVFGLLVSMAPLIGKKGKGFINYLEGTSSLLQIGLGKIKSCVSKNLSKYIASAPIQDENKNLEDVSNKMEQNVVNIELPITTHHHL from the exons ATGGAAGAGTTATCAAAGAATGTTGTAGCTACAAATCATGAGGGTCTAAGtggtaaaataattttcaaagatgGAAAATTGTTGGAACCAGCAACATTTAAGATTGTCAATGTTATTGGAAGAAGTTACAATGAGTTAGCATATTGGTCACCAGAATCCGGTTTCTCAGAGAACCTTGTCAACCAAATTAGTccttcttctgcttctgcttcgaCCTCTGGTAGAGTACTTTTAAGTAATGCGAATTGGCCGGGTGGATCGAAATCAGTGCCAAAAGGTTGGGTTTATAATAATGAAGGAAGGAGGAGTGTGAAGATTGGTGTCCCTGCTGGGGATCCATGTCCTCAGTTTGTGAATGTGAGTTATGATCAGAGGCTGAATCAAACACATATCACTGGTTTCTCAATACATGTCTTTGAAGCAGTTGTGAAGCATTTACCTTATCAGCTTCCTTATGATTTGGTGCCATTTTATGGATCCTATGATGACATAGTTGTGCAAGTGAACAATAAG GTTTTTGATGCTGCTGTTGGTGATATTCAAGTAATTGACCAAAGATATGCATATGCTGAATTCTCTAATCCATATATTCCATCCGGTATTGCCATGGTATCAAAAGTAAAGCCAGATAGATCAAAAGAAACATGGATGTTCATGGAAGCTTTCACAAAAGACATGTGGTTGTTAATGGCAGCAATGCACATGTTTATATCATTTGTTATATGGTTGATTGAACGTGAACATAATTCAGAGCTTAAAGGGTTTGGAACCATGCTATGGTTTTCTGTCACCACATTATTCTTTGTACATA GAGAACCTGTGAAAAGCAACTTGGCCAGAGCAGTGCTAGCACCATGGTTGTTTGCAATTCTGATAGTGACAACATGTTTCACAGCAAGCCTCTCATCAATGATGACAGTGTCTCAACTTGAACCATCTGTGCCTGATATACAAACACTGCTAAGGACCAATGCAATAGTGGGTTGCAATAAGAACACATTCTTGGTTCATTACTTGGTTAATGAACTGAAATTCAAGCCTGAGAATGTTAAGGGCTTTGAATCAATTAGTGATTTTCCAAGGGCTTTTGAGAAAAAAGAAATTGTAGCAGCTTTTACTATTGCACCTCATGCTGAAGTCTTTCTTGCTACACATTGTAAGGGATATATCAAAGCAGGACCTACCTTAAAGCTTGGTGGATTAGGCTTT GCATTTCCCAAGGGTTCAGCCCTATCAATTGACATATCAAGAGCAACATTGAAAGCAATAGAAAGTGGAGAAGTACAAAAACTAGAAGAAGAAATGTTATCTAAAACCACTTGTGGATCTCCAAATAGCAACATTATTCAAAATGTTGAACTTGGTCCCCAACCATTCTTTGGCCTATTTGGAATTTGTGGAGGCATTGCTGTCTTTGGTTTGTTAGTCTCAATGGCTCCTCTAATTGGAAAGAAGGGAAAAGGATTTATCAACTATTTAGAAGGGACATCATCATTGTTACAAATAGGATTAGGCAAAATAAAATCTTGTGTTTCAAAGAATCTAAGCAAGTACATAGCTAGTGCTCCAATCCAAGATGAAAATAAGAACTTAGAGGATGTCTCAAATAAAATGGAGCAAAATGTAGTGAATATTGAGTTGCCAATAACAACACACCACCACTTATGA
- the LOC112756133 gene encoding glutamate receptor 2.9-like isoform X2 — protein MEELSKNVVATNHEGLSGKIIFKDGKLLEPATFKIVNVIGRSYNELAYWSPESGFSENLVNQISPSSASASTSGRVLLSNANWPGGSKSVPKGWVYNNEGRRSVKIGVPAGDPCPQFVNVSYDQRLNQTHITGFSIHVFEAVVKHLPYQLPYDLVPFYGSYDDIVVQVNNKVFDAAVGDIQVIDQRYAYAEFSNPYIPSGIAMVSKVKPDRSKETWMFMEAFTKDMWLLMAAMHMFISFVIWLIEREHNSELKGFGTMLWFSVTTLFFVHREPVKSNLARAVLAPWLFAILIVTTCFTASLSSMMTVSQLEPSVPDIQTLLRTNAIVGCNKNTFLVHYLVNELKFKPENVKGFESISDFPRAFEKKEIVAAFTIAPHAEVFLATHCKGYIKAGPTLKLGGLGFGLGCVHYNLGCGPFPDPALNAGRLCTGLPLYQGFRHFPRVQPYQLTYQEQH, from the exons ATGGAAGAGTTATCAAAGAATGTTGTAGCTACAAATCATGAGGGTCTAAGtggtaaaataattttcaaagatgGAAAATTGTTGGAACCAGCAACATTTAAGATTGTCAATGTTATTGGAAGAAGTTACAATGAGTTAGCATATTGGTCACCAGAATCCGGTTTCTCAGAGAACCTTGTCAACCAAATTAGTccttcttctgcttctgcttcgaCCTCTGGTAGAGTACTTTTAAGTAATGCGAATTGGCCGGGTGGATCGAAATCAGTGCCAAAAGGTTGGGTTTATAATAATGAAGGAAGGAGGAGTGTGAAGATTGGTGTCCCTGCTGGGGATCCATGTCCTCAGTTTGTGAATGTGAGTTATGATCAGAGGCTGAATCAAACACATATCACTGGTTTCTCAATACATGTCTTTGAAGCAGTTGTGAAGCATTTACCTTATCAGCTTCCTTATGATTTGGTGCCATTTTATGGATCCTATGATGACATAGTTGTGCAAGTGAACAATAAG GTTTTTGATGCTGCTGTTGGTGATATTCAAGTAATTGACCAAAGATATGCATATGCTGAATTCTCTAATCCATATATTCCATCCGGTATTGCCATGGTATCAAAAGTAAAGCCAGATAGATCAAAAGAAACATGGATGTTCATGGAAGCTTTCACAAAAGACATGTGGTTGTTAATGGCAGCAATGCACATGTTTATATCATTTGTTATATGGTTGATTGAACGTGAACATAATTCAGAGCTTAAAGGGTTTGGAACCATGCTATGGTTTTCTGTCACCACATTATTCTTTGTACATA GAGAACCTGTGAAAAGCAACTTGGCCAGAGCAGTGCTAGCACCATGGTTGTTTGCAATTCTGATAGTGACAACATGTTTCACAGCAAGCCTCTCATCAATGATGACAGTGTCTCAACTTGAACCATCTGTGCCTGATATACAAACACTGCTAAGGACCAATGCAATAGTGGGTTGCAATAAGAACACATTCTTGGTTCATTACTTGGTTAATGAACTGAAATTCAAGCCTGAGAATGTTAAGGGCTTTGAATCAATTAGTGATTTTCCAAGGGCTTTTGAGAAAAAAGAAATTGTAGCAGCTTTTACTATTGCACCTCATGCTGAAGTCTTTCTTGCTACACATTGTAAGGGATATATCAAAGCAGGACCTACCTTAAAGCTTGGTGGATTAGGCTTT GGTTTAGGCTGCGTACATTACAACCTTGGTTGCGGCCCTTTCCCGGACCCTGCGTTAAACGCGGGACGCTTGTGCACCGGGTTGCCCCTTTATCAGGGTTTCAG GCATTTCCCAAGGGTTCAGCCCTATCAATTGACATATCAAGAGCAACATTGA